A genomic stretch from Pararhizobium sp. IMCC21322 includes:
- the hyi gene encoding hydroxypyruvate isomerase, translating into MPRFAANLNWLFTDLPMLDRFDAASQAGFEAVEYMFPFDYDINDLVEKLRSLNLIQVLFNMPPGDWEAGDRGLGCLPDRVDEFRASVQTAIDAANALNCPTVNCLSGIPASDIDPALMEQTFVENLRYATAEFAKHDVHLVIEAINTRDIPGFYLNTSAQAFDIIEKVGSDNLSLQYDIYHMQVMEGDLANTLAANLHRIGHLQLADNPGRHEPGTGEINYPFLFRHIDAIGYEGWIGCEYKPIEDTAAGLGWIKEMN; encoded by the coding sequence ATGCCAAGATTTGCTGCCAATTTGAATTGGCTCTTTACCGATTTGCCGATGCTGGACCGGTTTGACGCTGCCAGCCAGGCTGGCTTTGAAGCCGTGGAATACATGTTTCCTTTTGATTATGACATCAATGACTTAGTGGAAAAGCTTCGTTCTCTGAATCTGATTCAAGTTCTGTTCAACATGCCACCGGGCGATTGGGAGGCAGGTGACCGCGGCCTTGGGTGCTTGCCGGATCGTGTTGATGAGTTTCGCGCATCGGTTCAAACCGCCATTGACGCCGCCAATGCATTGAATTGCCCGACGGTAAACTGCCTGTCCGGTATACCGGCATCCGATATTGATCCTGCCTTGATGGAGCAAACCTTTGTAGAAAACCTGCGCTACGCTACCGCTGAATTTGCCAAACATGATGTTCATCTGGTGATAGAGGCCATCAACACACGCGATATCCCGGGCTTCTATCTCAACACCTCTGCACAGGCTTTTGATATTATCGAGAAAGTTGGTTCAGACAATCTATCGCTGCAATATGACATTTATCATATGCAGGTGATGGAAGGGGATTTGGCCAATACGCTTGCCGCCAATCTGCACCGCATCGGACATTTGCAGCTTGCTGATAATCCGGGCCGGCATGAGCCGGGTACAGGCGAGATCAACTACCCGTTCCTGTTCCGTCACATCGACGCGATTGGTTATGAGGGTTGGATTGGATGCGAGTACAAGCCGATTGAGGATACAGCAGCCGGGCTCGGCTGGATAAAAGAGATGAATTGA
- a CDS encoding ABC transporter substrate-binding protein has translation MKKTVLAATTALSVAVLSLATATTASAELKVGMITTLSGGGASLGVDVRDGFQLALKMAGDQQIELLIEDDARKPENAVKIADKFISSDKVDVLTGIIWSNLAMAVVPKTVRGGTFYISPNAGPSALAGKGCHENYFNAAWQNDNLHEAMGNYANDAGYSKSFILAPNYPAGKDALTGYKRFYKGEAAGEIYTKLGQTDYAAEIAQIKNSDADSVFFFLPGGMGIAFMKQYAQSGVDLPVLGPAFSFDQGILGAVGDAALGVKNSSQWSKDLTNPANKAFVQAFTEEYGRLPSLYASQGFDTANLILSAAAKANVSNKAAFRDALRAADFESVRGDFSFGPNHHPIQNIYVREVIKEGDVLTNKIVSIGLENHSDAYAVDCKM, from the coding sequence ATGAAGAAAACAGTTTTGGCCGCAACGACAGCCTTGTCGGTGGCAGTGCTGTCCTTGGCCACAGCCACAACGGCCAGCGCCGAACTCAAGGTCGGTATGATCACGACCTTGTCCGGCGGTGGCGCAAGCCTGGGTGTGGATGTTCGCGACGGTTTTCAGCTGGCACTGAAAATGGCTGGCGATCAACAAATTGAACTCTTGATTGAAGATGACGCGCGCAAGCCGGAAAATGCGGTTAAAATTGCGGACAAGTTCATTTCCAGCGACAAGGTCGATGTCTTGACCGGCATTATCTGGTCCAATCTTGCAATGGCCGTTGTTCCAAAAACTGTACGTGGCGGAACCTTCTACATCAGCCCCAATGCCGGTCCGTCCGCATTGGCTGGAAAAGGCTGTCATGAAAACTATTTCAATGCCGCATGGCAGAACGACAATCTGCATGAAGCCATGGGCAATTATGCCAATGATGCGGGATACAGCAAAAGCTTCATTCTTGCGCCGAACTATCCGGCGGGCAAAGATGCGCTGACAGGCTACAAGCGCTTCTACAAAGGCGAAGCTGCAGGCGAGATTTACACCAAACTCGGCCAGACAGATTATGCCGCAGAAATTGCCCAGATCAAAAACTCAGATGCAGACAGCGTCTTCTTCTTCCTGCCAGGCGGAATGGGAATTGCCTTCATGAAGCAATATGCCCAGTCCGGTGTTGACCTTCCGGTGCTTGGCCCGGCATTCTCGTTTGATCAGGGCATCTTGGGTGCTGTTGGCGATGCCGCTCTTGGCGTCAAGAACTCTTCCCAATGGTCCAAGGATCTGACGAACCCGGCCAACAAAGCCTTCGTACAAGCTTTTACCGAGGAGTATGGCCGCCTTCCATCGCTCTATGCCAGTCAGGGTTTTGACACAGCTAACCTGATCCTGTCTGCTGCTGCAAAAGCAAATGTGTCGAACAAGGCGGCTTTCCGTGATGCACTGCGTGCAGCCGACTTTGAATCCGTTCGTGGTGATTTCAGCTTTGGCCCGAACCACCATCCGATCCAGAACATTTATGTTCGCGAAGTGATCAAGGAAGGTGACGTTCTGACCAACAAGATCGTATCTATCGGCCTTGAAAATCACAGCGATGCATACGCTGTTGACTGCAAAATGTAG
- a CDS encoding branched-chain amino acid ABC transporter permease, with amino-acid sequence MSTLLIAEQVLNGLQLGVTLFLMAAGLTLVFGVMGLINLAHGSLYMIGAFCCAFVSVETGSFFLGLLAGMAGAAVAGALLEMVVMQRLYARDHLDQVLATFALILIASEGTRWVFGDVPLFLDVPEAFSGTIELIGGLTYSKYRLLIIFVGLLVALGLYWLIARTRLGMRIRAGESDREMIAALGVNIRLVYTIVFALGAALAGLAGSMVGALSSVQVGMGEPVLILAFVVVVIGGIGSVKGALIGAILVGLVDTLGRVFLPSFFQLFMDNSDAMTLGSSLASMAIYVVMAIVLAVRPQGLFPATGTSSA; translated from the coding sequence ATGTCCACCTTACTGATAGCCGAACAGGTTCTGAACGGTCTGCAATTGGGCGTGACATTGTTCCTGATGGCAGCTGGCCTGACACTTGTTTTCGGAGTCATGGGGCTGATCAATCTGGCGCATGGATCATTGTATATGATCGGTGCGTTCTGCTGCGCCTTTGTCTCGGTTGAGACAGGGTCTTTCTTCCTCGGTCTCCTGGCAGGTATGGCAGGTGCGGCTGTTGCTGGCGCGTTGCTGGAAATGGTCGTCATGCAGCGTCTTTATGCCCGCGATCATCTGGATCAGGTGCTTGCGACATTCGCACTGATCCTGATTGCCTCTGAAGGCACGCGCTGGGTGTTTGGTGATGTGCCGCTGTTTCTGGATGTGCCAGAGGCATTTTCCGGCACGATTGAGCTGATCGGCGGGCTGACCTATTCCAAATACAGATTGCTCATCATTTTTGTGGGCCTGCTGGTGGCGTTGGGGCTGTATTGGCTGATTGCCCGCACGCGGCTGGGCATGCGCATCAGAGCCGGGGAATCCGACCGGGAAATGATTGCAGCCCTTGGCGTCAATATTCGCCTTGTCTACACCATCGTCTTTGCCCTTGGGGCGGCTCTTGCCGGGCTGGCAGGCTCCATGGTTGGCGCGCTGTCATCCGTTCAGGTTGGCATGGGCGAACCGGTTCTGATCCTTGCATTCGTTGTGGTCGTGATTGGCGGTATTGGCTCCGTCAAAGGCGCGCTGATTGGCGCCATACTGGTGGGGCTGGTTGATACGTTGGGCCGGGTTTTTCTGCCGTCCTTCTTCCAGCTTTTCATGGATAATTCAGATGCCATGACGCTTGGCTCATCTCTGGCATCCATGGCCATCTATGTGGTGATGGCAATTGTGCTGGCCGTGCGCCCGCAAGGCCTGTTCCCGGCAACCGGCACGAGCAGTGCCTGA
- a CDS encoding branched-chain amino acid ABC transporter permease, protein MSRESWVSLVVLVGLPVAAFIAHISGETYIINLLTRMTVLGLAGIGLNFALGYGGMVSFGHAAFFGLGAYVTGIAAFHAFDESLFATVPFELAGTNQMLLIWLIALLLAGFLALLIGFISLRTSGVYFIMITLAFAQMLYYFAISWPAYGGEDGLSIYLRNEFPGVQTDKAFSFFLLCFAVLLLVLLLCWRFVNARFGAALQGARMNALRLSSIGIAPFPVKLTAFVLSAMIVALAGALFGELNGFISPTSLSWQMSGELIIFVILGGVGRLVGPLIGAIVFVLLETYLGGLTDRWQFFLGLILLATVLFANGGIMGLIGGRTRHD, encoded by the coding sequence ATGTCACGTGAATCCTGGGTCAGTCTTGTTGTTCTGGTAGGCCTGCCTGTGGCCGCCTTCATCGCCCATATATCCGGCGAGACCTACATCATTAATCTGCTGACCCGAATGACAGTTCTGGGCCTTGCCGGGATCGGGCTGAATTTTGCACTTGGCTATGGCGGCATGGTCAGCTTCGGCCACGCAGCCTTTTTTGGTCTGGGTGCTTACGTAACCGGCATTGCCGCGTTTCATGCCTTCGACGAGAGCCTGTTTGCTACTGTTCCGTTTGAACTGGCTGGCACCAATCAGATGCTGCTGATCTGGCTGATCGCGCTTTTGCTGGCAGGGTTTCTGGCTTTGCTGATCGGCTTCATCTCCCTGCGCACCTCTGGCGTTTACTTCATCATGATCACGCTGGCCTTTGCCCAGATGCTATATTATTTCGCTATTTCCTGGCCCGCTTATGGCGGGGAGGATGGACTGTCGATCTATCTGCGCAATGAATTTCCGGGCGTGCAGACTGATAAGGCATTCTCGTTTTTTCTGCTGTGTTTTGCCGTTTTGCTGTTGGTGCTGTTGCTCTGCTGGCGCTTTGTAAATGCGCGTTTCGGCGCGGCGCTCCAGGGCGCGCGTATGAATGCGCTGCGCCTTTCCAGCATTGGCATTGCGCCTTTCCCCGTTAAGCTCACTGCCTTTGTTTTGTCAGCCATGATCGTTGCTCTGGCGGGGGCGTTGTTTGGCGAGTTGAACGGCTTTATCAGCCCCACCAGCCTCAGCTGGCAGATGTCAGGCGAATTGATCATCTTCGTCATTCTGGGTGGTGTCGGACGATTGGTTGGACCGCTCATCGGCGCAATCGTATTTGTGCTATTGGAAACCTATCTTGGTGGGCTGACGGACCGCTGGCAATTCTTCCTCGGCCTCATTCTTCTGGCAACGGTGCTGTTTGCCAATGGCGGCATCATGGGCCTCATTGGCGGGAGAACCCGTCATGACTGA
- a CDS encoding ABC transporter ATP-binding protein produces the protein MTDSPKPILEIKNLSKRFGAVQASDDVSLSVLPGRLHALIGPNGAGKSTLIGQISGFLAPDEGQIFLKNRDVTHLSAERRVHMGLGRSFQVSNLLLEWSARRNVMLAVQARKGGSFRFFRNVWKDQALRSAAEAALQKVGLQDRADIRAMELSHGERRQLEFACALALEPSLLVLDEPMAGLGPEGTAAMTAFLADLKHTIPILLVEHDMDAVFRLADEISVLVYGKIIASGSPEDIRQSAAVQEAYLGSSTDAA, from the coding sequence ATGACTGATAGCCCGAAGCCAATCCTTGAGATCAAAAATCTGTCCAAGCGCTTTGGTGCCGTACAAGCCAGCGATGATGTCTCCTTGTCAGTCCTGCCCGGCAGGCTGCACGCATTGATCGGTCCCAATGGCGCTGGAAAATCCACGCTGATTGGCCAGATATCCGGATTTCTCGCACCCGACGAGGGCCAGATATTTCTGAAAAACCGGGATGTGACGCATTTGTCCGCCGAGCGCCGGGTTCATATGGGGCTTGGCCGCAGTTTTCAGGTTTCCAACCTATTGCTGGAATGGTCTGCACGCCGCAATGTCATGCTGGCGGTTCAGGCGCGCAAGGGCGGCAGCTTTCGTTTTTTCAGGAATGTCTGGAAGGATCAGGCTTTGCGCTCTGCTGCCGAAGCCGCCCTGCAAAAAGTCGGCCTTCAGGACCGGGCCGATATCCGCGCCATGGAACTTTCCCACGGCGAAAGGCGGCAACTGGAGTTTGCTTGCGCGTTGGCACTGGAGCCGAGCCTTCTTGTGCTGGACGAGCCGATGGCGGGTCTAGGCCCGGAAGGCACAGCTGCGATGACAGCGTTTCTGGCGGACTTGAAACACACCATCCCGATTCTGTTGGTGGAGCATGATATGGATGCGGTCTTCAGACTGGCCGATGAAATCTCTGTTCTGGTCTATGGAAAAATCATTGCCAGCGGATCACCTGAAGATATCCGCCAGTCTGCGGCTGTGCAGGAAGCCTATCTGGGGAGCAGTACGGATGCTGCTTGA
- a CDS encoding ABC transporter ATP-binding protein produces MLLDVKNLTSKYGATQVLFGVDLCVEEGEIVALMGRNGMGKSTSIRAICGLNPVSSGHIAFGGSDISQLPSHKCAQMGLGLVPEGRRCFPNLSVAENLVATGRSGPWTLQKVHALFPILEERSTQMANTLSGGEQQMLAIGRALMTNPKLLILDEATEGLAPVIRDQIWAALKTLKEQGQAILLVDKSLREVMNIAQRCTILEKGQSVWTGPVDKLTPDLQQRFLGV; encoded by the coding sequence ATGCTGCTTGATGTCAAAAACCTCACCAGCAAATATGGCGCAACGCAAGTGCTGTTCGGGGTCGATCTGTGCGTGGAAGAGGGTGAGATCGTCGCTCTGATGGGCCGCAATGGCATGGGAAAATCCACCAGCATACGCGCCATCTGCGGCCTGAACCCGGTGAGTTCGGGACATATTGCCTTTGGCGGGTCTGATATCAGCCAGTTGCCATCTCATAAATGCGCCCAGATGGGCCTTGGTCTCGTGCCGGAAGGGCGGCGCTGTTTTCCTAATCTGTCAGTGGCAGAAAATCTTGTGGCCACTGGACGCTCTGGCCCCTGGACATTGCAAAAAGTCCATGCGCTTTTTCCCATATTGGAAGAACGGTCCACGCAAATGGCCAACACTCTTTCCGGTGGAGAGCAGCAGATGCTCGCCATTGGCCGCGCGTTGATGACAAATCCAAAGCTGCTGATACTGGATGAAGCCACCGAAGGGCTGGCCCCGGTCATCCGCGATCAGATATGGGCAGCGCTGAAGACGCTCAAAGAGCAGGGACAGGCCATTCTGCTGGTGGATAAGTCACTTCGGGAAGTGATGAATATTGCCCAGCGCTGCACCATCCTGGAAAAAGGCCAATCGGTCTGGACCGGCCCTGTCGACAAGCTGACGCCAGACCTTCAGCAACGTTTTCTGGGCGTCTAG
- a CDS encoding MBL fold metallo-hydrolase, with protein sequence MSDGQKHTIPFTPDMALKPLVKGFFDEATNTISYVVEDPSSKACAIIDSVMDIDYAAGRISSESADELIAYVESKGLKTEWILETHVHADHLSGAPYLQQKLGGKLGIGAGIIAVQDTFGKVFNEGTEFQRDGSQFDQLFQDGDTLKIGQMTARILSTPGHTPACITIVVGNAAFVGDTLFMPDGGSARADFPGGDARELFHSIRRVLSLPKEMRLFICHDYGPNGRDIKWETTVGAEREHNIHVNDTIDEETFVEVREARDATLAMPKLIIPSLQVNMRAGHVPKDENGNPTLKVPINGL encoded by the coding sequence ATGAGCGACGGTCAAAAGCATACCATTCCTTTCACACCGGACATGGCATTGAAGCCCCTGGTTAAAGGGTTTTTCGACGAAGCAACCAATACCATTTCCTACGTGGTGGAGGACCCGTCCAGCAAGGCCTGCGCTATCATCGACAGCGTCATGGATATTGACTATGCGGCTGGCCGCATTTCCTCCGAAAGCGCCGATGAACTGATTGCTTATGTCGAAAGCAAGGGCTTGAAGACTGAGTGGATACTGGAAACACACGTTCATGCCGATCATCTGTCCGGGGCGCCCTATCTGCAGCAGAAGCTGGGCGGTAAACTGGGAATTGGCGCTGGCATTATTGCCGTGCAGGACACGTTTGGGAAAGTCTTCAATGAAGGCACCGAGTTTCAGCGCGACGGATCGCAGTTCGATCAGTTGTTTCAAGATGGTGACACGCTCAAAATTGGCCAGATGACGGCTCGCATTCTTAGCACGCCCGGCCATACACCAGCCTGCATTACCATTGTTGTTGGCAACGCGGCCTTTGTTGGCGATACGCTGTTCATGCCAGATGGCGGGTCTGCACGGGCGGATTTCCCGGGCGGCGATGCGCGGGAGCTGTTTCACTCCATCCGCCGCGTCCTTTCCCTGCCAAAAGAAATGCGTTTGTTCATTTGCCACGATTACGGTCCCAATGGCCGGGATATCAAATGGGAAACAACAGTTGGCGCCGAGCGCGAGCATAACATTCACGTCAATGACACCATTGACGAGGAGACATTTGTCGAAGTCCGGGAGGCGCGTGATGCGACCCTTGCCATGCCGAAACTTATCATCCCGTCACTGCAGGTCAATATGCGGGCAGGTCATGTGCCGAAAGACGAAAATGGCAACCCGACTTTGAAAGTTCCCATCAACGGACTTTAG
- a CDS encoding universal stress protein — MYSKILVPIDLSDVGHGKEVLGVAEKLLQPGGTITVLNVVEDIPGYVAAELPDEIVKDLSGNAQKALEEIISGLSGNIELEVRRGSPASAIVAASEQLGVDLIIIASHSPGLADYFLGSTASRVVRHAKCPVLVDR; from the coding sequence ATGTACAGTAAAATTCTGGTTCCAATCGATCTGAGTGATGTCGGTCACGGCAAGGAAGTTCTTGGCGTTGCCGAGAAGCTGCTGCAGCCCGGCGGCACAATTACTGTCTTGAATGTTGTGGAAGATATTCCGGGCTATGTTGCTGCAGAATTGCCGGATGAAATCGTCAAGGATCTGTCCGGTAATGCCCAAAAAGCCCTTGAGGAAATTATCTCTGGGTTGAGCGGCAACATCGAGCTTGAGGTGCGCCGCGGCTCGCCTGCCAGTGCCATTGTGGCAGCGTCAGAACAGTTGGGAGTCGATCTGATCATCATTGCATCCCACAGCCCGGGCCTTGCCGATTATTTTCTTGGCTCCACAGCATCACGCGTTGTGCGCCATGCCAAATGCCCAGTACTTGTAGACCGATAA
- a CDS encoding TraR/DksA family transcriptional regulator, producing METAIYKTRLLTRRDELNARLQTIEHDLDQKKDPDIEERSVESEGDEVMESLGQSGLLELKAIDAALSRIEGGTFGICAQCEEPIAEQRLEAIPMAALCQKCAAAA from the coding sequence ATGGAAACTGCCATATACAAAACACGCCTGCTGACCAGGCGTGATGAACTCAACGCCCGGCTCCAGACCATTGAGCATGATCTGGATCAGAAGAAAGATCCCGATATTGAAGAGCGTTCGGTTGAAAGCGAAGGCGATGAGGTCATGGAATCTCTGGGCCAATCCGGCCTGCTGGAATTGAAAGCCATTGACGCCGCCTTGTCGCGCATTGAGGGCGGCACATTTGGCATTTGCGCGCAGTGTGAAGAACCGATTGCCGAACAACGTCTGGAGGCGATTCCAATGGCGGCACTTTGCCAGAAATGCGCGGCGGCAGCCTGA
- a CDS encoding universal stress protein, which produces MPYKTIIALHNVDDGNETISEALTLCSALKAHLSVIVIGLTPQPPMSSGYGGGTFEIWGSEFARMQEEIAAKADALEIWISNNLPVDPLTFDVSHQFSQGGTVARETGRRVRFSDLCLFTGSYDPDSYLMQQTLRGALYDTGRPVLVMNGKPCPLHNLKRIMLAWDGGAQSAIAVRHALDLMTNADDVQIAMADPQSASERFGDEPGVDLATYLSRHNVPLTVTPVATEGRTVAETLVRHATDMDAELIVMGGYGHTRLQDWFLGSTTSRMLIEADRPLLLAH; this is translated from the coding sequence ATGCCCTATAAAACCATTATTGCCTTGCATAATGTGGATGATGGCAATGAGACAATCAGCGAGGCACTCACTTTATGCAGTGCGCTGAAGGCTCATCTCAGTGTCATCGTCATTGGCCTCACACCGCAGCCACCCATGTCATCGGGCTATGGGGGAGGAACCTTCGAAATATGGGGCTCTGAATTTGCACGCATGCAGGAGGAGATCGCGGCCAAGGCAGATGCGTTGGAAATCTGGATTTCGAACAATCTGCCAGTCGATCCACTGACCTTTGATGTGTCACACCAATTCAGCCAGGGCGGCACGGTGGCGCGTGAAACCGGTCGCCGTGTGCGTTTTTCAGACCTGTGTCTGTTCACCGGTTCCTATGACCCGGACAGCTATCTGATGCAACAGACCTTGCGCGGTGCGTTATACGATACGGGCCGTCCGGTTCTGGTGATGAATGGCAAGCCGTGCCCGCTGCACAATCTGAAACGCATCATGCTGGCCTGGGATGGCGGGGCACAGTCGGCCATTGCCGTGCGCCACGCTCTGGACCTCATGACCAATGCCGATGATGTGCAGATCGCCATGGCCGATCCGCAAAGCGCCAGCGAGCGCTTTGGCGACGAACCGGGCGTGGATCTGGCAACCTATCTTTCCCGGCACAACGTACCGCTTACCGTCACGCCCGTGGCAACAGAGGGGCGCACAGTGGCTGAGACGCTGGTCCGCCATGCCACCGATATGGATGCAGAGCTGATTGTCATGGGTGGCTATGGCCACACACGCTTGCAGGACTGGTTTCTGGGCAGCACCACATCAAGAATGTTGATAGAGGCTGACAGACCACTGCTGCTGGCGCACTGA
- the pcaD gene encoding 3-oxoadipate enol-lactonase, with amino-acid sequence MQFSNINGVNLHYQVIGAPEGSPLLVFSNSLGTDFRIWRDVIVRFVGECAILTYDKRGHGLSDLGKTPYTMDDHVADLEALLDELGQKNAIIVGLSIGGLIAQGLYAKRPDLVRAMVLCDTAHKVGNDELWNGRIAAVEKGGIKSLADGIMERWFSKEFPRNHPATYTGYKTMLCRQLDAGYTASSAAIRDADFTDDCANIKVPTLCVVGDQDGATPPAVVAELAKLIPNSRFEVIKDAGHLPCIEQPEMLADMIKAFFDDAGLWPKAG; translated from the coding sequence ATGCAGTTTTCAAACATCAATGGCGTCAATCTCCACTATCAGGTCATCGGCGCGCCGGAAGGCTCGCCCCTGTTGGTATTTTCCAATTCTCTTGGCACCGATTTCCGTATCTGGCGTGATGTCATTGTTCGCTTTGTCGGCGAATGCGCCATCCTGACCTATGACAAACGCGGACACGGCCTGTCTGATCTGGGCAAGACGCCCTACACGATGGACGATCATGTGGCCGATCTGGAAGCGCTGCTTGATGAACTGGGCCAGAAAAACGCCATCATTGTCGGCCTGTCCATTGGCGGCCTGATTGCACAGGGCCTCTACGCCAAGCGCCCCGATCTGGTGCGCGCCATGGTGCTGTGCGACACAGCCCATAAAGTTGGCAATGACGAGCTGTGGAATGGCCGCATAGCAGCGGTCGAAAAAGGCGGCATCAAATCCCTTGCTGACGGTATTATGGAACGCTGGTTCTCAAAGGAATTCCCCAGGAACCACCCGGCCACCTATACCGGTTACAAGACCATGCTCTGCCGCCAGCTGGACGCAGGCTACACCGCCAGCAGCGCTGCCATCCGCGACGCAGATTTCACCGACGATTGCGCCAATATAAAAGTCCCGACCCTGTGCGTCGTCGGAGACCAGGACGGAGCCACCCCGCCGGCCGTGGTGGCAGAACTGGCAAAGTTGATCCCGAATTCACGCTTTGAGGTGATCAAGGATGCCGGGCATTTGCCATGTATCGAACAACCCGAAATGTTGGCGGATATGATCAAGGCGTTTTTTGACGATGCCGGACTTTGGCCAAAGGCCGGTTAG
- a CDS encoding cytochrome c — MKYKILTATLLAAFATGPVFGADDPIAARKAIMQNVGAATGAGAGMVKGETEFNAVTAALVLRTMNAAALGFGELFPEGSESGGKTTVAPSIWDDRAGFDMILAKFQSDTAAGIAAKPADLDAFKAAFGVATTNCAACHKDYRVKKE; from the coding sequence ATGAAATACAAAATTTTAACCGCAACCCTGCTGGCAGCCTTTGCAACCGGACCGGTGTTTGGCGCCGATGATCCCATTGCCGCGCGCAAAGCCATCATGCAAAATGTTGGTGCCGCAACCGGAGCCGGCGCGGGCATGGTCAAGGGCGAGACCGAATTCAATGCCGTGACTGCTGCATTGGTCCTGCGGACCATGAATGCCGCAGCGCTGGGCTTTGGTGAACTGTTTCCGGAGGGAAGCGAAAGCGGCGGCAAAACCACTGTAGCGCCGAGCATCTGGGATGATCGCGCAGGCTTCGACATGATTTTGGCCAAGTTTCAATCCGATACGGCAGCGGGAATTGCCGCAAAGCCGGCCGATCTTGATGCCTTCAAAGCAGCGTTTGGCGTGGCAACGACCAATTGCGCCGCCTGCCACAAGGATTATCGCGTCAAAAAAGAATAG